One genomic region from Tripterygium wilfordii isolate XIE 37 chromosome 20, ASM1340144v1, whole genome shotgun sequence encodes:
- the LOC119986689 gene encoding uncharacterized protein LOC119986689: MAPQRFPNPSSPSKFCTMSPLIALTASLIWRTKSHNSIPSPSGSDIMSAIIKKFPREFSGNCGTALRRIFTKFATKTDFWIHGFTFFHADIMHLTMNAEATSTRVGLGTIELAALALRLLKIDPSNTNLFVTDMLFLYKTLAKAEVVRSSGNEWFWGNIDEALKSGARAPSIESRAIVAQVFMNAQRAVPSKILCEATTPTTMPPQENRVS; this comes from the coding sequence ATGGCCCCACAAAGATTTCCCAATCCTTCATCTCCTTCAAAGTTCTGCACAATGTCACCGTTGATTGCCTTAACAGCTTCCCTCATCTGGCGGACGAAATCGCACAACTCTATTCCCTCACCCTCTGGTTCTGACATCATGAGCGCTATCATCAAAAAGTTCCCCAGAGAATTTTCAGGGAATTGTGGGACAGCCCTTCGTCGCATATTCACTAAATTTGCCACCAAAACTGATTTTTGGATACATGGTTTTACCTTCTTCCATGCAGACATCATGCATTTAACAATGAATGCAGAGGCAACCTCTACGCGAGTCGGGTTGGGCACAATTGAGCTTGCTGCTTTGGCTTTGAGATTGCTCAAGATTGATccatcaaacacaaacctcTTTGTAACAGACATGTTATTTTTATACAAGACACTTGCCAAAGCTGAAGTGGTTAGATCTTCTGGGAATGAATGGTTTTGGGGGAATATTGATGAGGCACTAAAATCTGGAGCCAGAGCTCCTTCAATTGAATCTCGAGCAATAGTAGCCCAAGttttcatgaacgcacaaaGAGCAGTTCCATCAAAAATCTTGTGCGAAGCCACAACACCAACTACAATGCCACCACAAGAAAACAGAGTTTCTTGA
- the LOC119986688 gene encoding (13S,14R)-1,13-dihydroxy-N-methylcanadine 13-O-acetyltransferase AT1-like translates to MVAFEVLTTSPEIIKPSSPTPDRLRSYKLCALDQLVDGTVYSPVWYFYPFSKDHMSMSVEGHLVTLKDSLSKSLTRFYPLAGRIDGDSTTIDCNDEGALFRQAKVSCDMDDFLGQVSSEFELLYKLLPCQLTCPEGVEKVAQVAIQANVFVCGGIALGMCLLYRIVDGTTFGAFIRAWAEIARTNIKDFGGQEQVCGSSSMFPPNERLSTRLADLQVVVPPRADEAKRNSRIKRFFFDASAISSLRSKARSENVPHPTRIEAICALFWKCLASSTASTSVFINFVNIRKRLDPPLPALSLGNIYWLAIAVDDQITKSGKSDENKKELPYFVHLLRNSIKRIDSKYLKNFQGEQGLERICKFHENAKELYSKSGLTLEVSALNRMAFYDADFGWGEPSWMTSAPSYRNEILLIETKSGDGIEASMMLDDHQLAILEHDPDFRAHTRSGQSVHQPLKRQLICNL, encoded by the coding sequence ATGGTGGCATTTGAAGTTCTCACCACTTCACCAGAAATCATCAAACCATCTTCACCAACACCCGATCGCCTTAGATCCTACAAACTCTGTGCTCTCGACCAGCTAGTGGACGGCACAGTATATTCTCCAGTATGGTACTTTTACCCCTTCTCAAAAGACCATATGTCCATGTCCGTGGAGGGCCACTTGGTCACCCTCAAAGATTCGTTATCAAAATCCCTAACTCGCTTTTACCCTTTGGCGGGGAGGATCGATGGTGATTCTACCACCATTGATTGTAACGATGAAGGAGCTCTATTTAGACAAGCCAAAGTAAGTTGTGATATGGATGATTTTCTTGGTCAGGTCTCTTCAGAATTTGAGTTATTATACAAGTTGCTTCCATGCCAACTTACTTGTCCGGAGGGCGTGGAAAAGGTGGCGCAAGTAGCAATCCAAGCCAACGTATTCGTATGCGGTGGTATTGCTTTAGGGATGTGTCTCCTGTACAGAATCGTGGATGGAACCACTTTTGGTGCTTTCATCAGAGCATGGGCGGAGATTGCTCGTACCAACATTAAGGATTTTGGTGGTCAAGAACAAGTGTGTGGTAGTTCTTCCATGTTCCCACCAAATGAACGTTTGTCGACTCGTCTAGCGGACTTGCAAGTAGTAGTGCCACCGAGAGCTGATGAAGCCAAAAGAAACAGCAGGATAAAAAGGTTTTTCTTTGATGCAAGTGCCATATCCTCTCTCAGGTCCAAGGCAAGAAGTGAAAATGTCCCTCACCCAACTCGTATCGAAGCAATCTGTGCACTTTTCTGGAAATGCCTGGCCAGTAGTACTGCTTCCACATCTGTGTTCATCAATTTTGTTAATATACGGAAAAGGTTAGATCCTCCATTACCCGCTCTCTCTCTGGGAAATATTTATTGGCTGGCGATCGCGgtagatgaccaaattactaAGAGTGGTAAAAGTGATGAGAATAAGAAGGAACTACCTTACTTTGTCCATCTTCTGAGGAACTCCATCAAGAGAATTGATTCCAAGTATTTGAAGAATTTCCAAGGTGAACAAGGGCTTGAGCGAATTTGTAAATTCCATGAAAATGCGAAAGAATTGTATTCCAAGTCAGGACTCACTCTTGAGGTTTCAGCTTTAAATAGAATGGCGTTTTATGATGCAGATTTTGGGTGGGGAGAGCCTTCATGGATGACTTCCGCACCATCTTATAGAAATGAAATACTTCTCATTGAAACCAAATCTGGTGATGGCATTGAAGCATCGATGATGTTGGATGACCATCAATTGGCAATATTAGAACATGATCCTGACTTCCGAGCACACACCAGGTCTGGCCAGTCCGTTCATCAACCTCTTAAGAGGCAGTTAATTTGTAATTTGTGA